The region CATAGTTGCCATAATAGACATATTTCATAGGGTCTGTTTCTCCGTAACGTACTCGTATTGAGTGTGTTGTATGTATCATTTTTCGGTCTAAATTATACATACAAATATATTTTTAAATAATCAATACCTGCAATATTTTTTTTTGAAAATAAAAAATTGGACCTTTGTCTTCCTTCTAAAAATAATACTAACAAAGAATTAATCAGGGCATAAATATGGATGAAAATTTAATGATGATATGGCAGAAATGCCTTCAGTTTATGCGTGATAATCTTAACGCAGCTGAAGATAATTCTGATCTTAAAAAACTGGAAAAATCTTTCGACTTACTGTTTGACAAAGTGCAGCCAATTTCTTTGGTTGACAATAATCTTACGTTGATGGTTCCGAGTGATTTTTACAAAGAATATATTGAGGATAATTACCTGTCCCTGCTTTCTGCTGCCCTGAAGAAAAATATAGGAAAAGGTGTAAAACTTTGGTATTCTGTAATGGAAAATAAGCCGGTTGGTTTAGAAAAGCCTGTTACAATGAATATGAAAGGAAAAACAGTTCCTACTCCAAAAGTTCAGGAGACTATGCCGCAAGGTTTCTCTTCAAACATAGTTAACCCTTTTGTGGTTCCAGGAATTAAAAAAGTAAATATAGATTCTAATCTAAAATCGGATTTTTCTTTCGAAAACTATGTAGAAGGGGAAAGTAATAAATTTGCTGCTACAGTGGCGAGGTCTATTGCCAAAAGACCAGGTGCAACAGCTTTTAACCCGTTGTTTTTATATGGAGGTTATGGAGTTGGAAAAACGCATTTAGGTCAGGCTGTAGGACTTGAAGTAAAAAGCCAGTTTCCAGATAAAGTAGTTTTATATCTATCTTCTGAAAAATTTATCCAGCAGTTTATCTCGGCGGCAAAAGCGCATAAACAGACAGAATTTGCGAACTTTTATCAGATGGTAGATGTACTGATCATCGATGATATTCAGTTCCTGTCAGGAAAATCTGCAACACAGGATAGTTTCTTCCATATTTTTGACTATCTGCATCAGAATGGAAAACAGATTATCCTTACTTCAGATAAGGCTCCTGCAGATATTATGGATATTCAGGACAGAATTGTTTCCCGTTTCAAATGGGGACTTTCTGCAGAAATAAAATCTCCGGATTTAGAAACCCGTAAGAAAATCATTGAAGACAAATTAAGCAGAGACGGTATCGTTCTTACTGAAGATATGCTTGATTTCCTTGCTGCAGAAGCAAAGACAAACGTAAGAGAACTTATTGGGGTGATAAATTCGGTAATTGCGTACTCTACAATTTATAAGTCTGACTTAAGTTTAGAATTATTAAAAGATACCATCAATAAGATTGCAGCGAACCAGAAGAAAGTGATCAATATTCCTTTCATTCAGGAAGTGGTTTGCGATTATTTTGGAATTAAGAGAGAGCAGCTTTTATCTAAAACTAGAAAAAGAGAGATCGCTCTTCCAAGACAATTGGCAATGTATTTCGCTAAAGAATTTACCAATGCTACTTTTACTAAAATTGGTGAGGAAATGGGTGGAAAAGACCACTCTACGGTAATGTATGCCTGCGAAACGATAAAAGATGTGTCAAAAATCGATAAGGAAGTTAAAAAATACGTTAAAGAACTTACCGAAAGAATCAAGCACTAAAATAATTTAAATTAAATACAAGAGATGAAGAATATGACCTATTCTTCATTTTTTGTTTAGTTTTGCCTAATTAAAGTTTTTCTCATCACTAATTCTTTTAATTTCTAAATAAATATACATGAAAATACTAATGGTATGTTTGGGAAATATATGCAGAAGTCCTTTGGCAGAAGGAATTATGAAAACCAAGCTTCCTGACAGCTTTATAGTGGATTCTGCGGGTACAATTTCCATGCACGAAGGAGAGCATCCGGATAAAAGAACTATAAAAACAGCAGCAAACCATAAGATAGATATTTCAAAACAGCGCTCAAGACCTATTACAATCCTGGATTTTGAAAATTTTGATAAAATCTATTGTATGGATGCTAATGTATTAGCGGATGTGGTCTCAAAGGCTAAAAACGAAGAACAAAGACAAAAAATATCCTTATTTTTAGAAGCGGCAGGAGATCATAACCATACAGAAGTTCCCGATCCGTATTGGGGAGATATGAAAGATTTCGAAGAGGTTTTTCAGTTATTAGAGAAAGGCTGCAATAAGATTGCAGAGAATTTGCTTTAAAATCGTAATTTATAGATCAACATTACAATAATTCAATAGTATGCTTGTTTTACTTCCCGCTTATCTTTCAGAAAATACATCTATCACACATTTTTCACCTGTGATCAAAGAATACATCATGCAGACCGATTACTTCTTCGTAGAAAATGAAAAAACGGCAAGAAAAGTTGTCAAATTTTTTGCTCCTGAGAAAAAACAGTCTGATTTAAAACTTTTTCTTTTAGATAAATACACAGAAAATGCAGATATTAAAGAAGCACAACAATTAATGCTGAAAGGTCGGGATTTTGGATTGCTTTCAGAAGCAGGACTTCCCTGTATTGCAGATCCTGGAAATTTAATGGTGAAGTGGTGTCATGAGAAAAATATCAGAGTAATCCCGATTTCTGGACCCTCATCCATTATTTTAGCCCTTATTTCAAGTGGTTTTAATGGGCAGGAGTTTACATTTAACGGATACCTTCCAATCGATAAAAGCGAAAAGAAAAAACAGATTTTACACCTGGAAAGTTTAGTTCAAAAAACAGGATATTCCCAAATTTTTATGGAAACTCCTTACAGGAATAATCAGCTTTTTGAAGATCTGACGAAGTTTTTATCACCTAATACAAAGTTGTGTATTGCTGCCAATATTAATGATCCCGAGCTAGAATTTATCAAGACAAAAACTATTAAAGACTGGCAAAAACAAAAACCGGAACTTCATAAAATTCCTGCTGTATTTGTTTTAGGTAAATAATACAGAAAAGTTTAACTGTCATTCTGACGAAGGAAGAATCTCAAGTGTAATTAAAGATTCTTCATTACGCTTTGCTTCATTCAGAATGACAAACTAAACTGAGGATAGTTTATTGCAGGTTAATAAAAACAGATATTATTTCTTCTTTCTGCTTTTCCATTTTCTCCAAAGGAAAATAAAAACAGGTATCAATAAAAAGAATGGCCAAAGCGAAATAATTCCTAAGACAAAAGCAACAAAGCTATTCCAACCTTCCGTAACAGAATCTCCAAAACGGCTTCCAAAACCAATTTTTGATGTCGCGGAGCTTCTTATTTTTTCCTTGTATAAATTTAGGTTTAATGTACTGTAATTTACCCGGTCGTCAATAAAACGTAATCTGCCTTCTGATACATCGATCTCATCTTCAAGTTCCCGTATTTTTTCCTGAATTTCCAGCATATCTTTTGTGGTCGCCGCATTTTTCAGCATATCGCGGTACTTTTCAAGGTAAATTTTTTTGTTGGCTAATTTTATGGAAACATCGGTATATTCTTCTGTTACATCATTTGAAGATATATTTTTAGATAAAACAGAACCCACGCCGTTGGAAAAAGAATTTACAAGGATGTCAAAGTTTTTATGGGGAACTCTGATGGTAATGTATAAATTTTCATCTATATCTGTATTCTGAAACTCTTCCTTTTGAATATATGCCTGATTGTTTTTTATAATCTCATTGATCTGATCCTGCGATTTCTTAATATCTCCGACCTGGATTCTCATATCTCCATTTTTAATAATTTTCTTGGAAATAGTATCAATTCTTTGGGTTGAAGATGAAGTTTTGTTTTCTGAAGCAGCTTTCTCTGATGGATGAGATGCATATGACGCAACAGTGCTAACTGCAGCTACTTTATCTTCCTGTAGAACCTCAGATAAGTCAGCATGAACTTCTTCTTTAGCAATATTTTCAGATCTTTTACAGCCGATAATAAGTAAACAAAATAATAAGATAGATAATTTTTTCATACATAAAGTTTGGATATTTTTATCAAAAAGCATGCGAAAAATTAATTTTTATTTCAATTTTTTAATAATTTCCTAAAATTGATGTGATTTCTCATTGTTAGAGCGATCAAATACTTAAAATTGAATTTATTTTATATTTTTATTGAATGAAAAAGCATCTTTTAGCCATTATATGTTCTCCGTTTTTACTCTATGCTCAGGAAGTTCCGAAACTGACCAATGAAATGGCGATCAAATTATCCGAAAAACCGCTTCACTGTATCAATCAGGAGTATCCGAATAAAACCGCCCATATTATTAATAATGCTGGTGAAGTTACTTTGAGTCCAAAAGATCTGCATCCGAGCTTTTACGGGTGTTTTGACTGGCATAGCTCTGTTCATGGACATTGGATGCTGGTTCGTTTGTTAAAAACAAAACCGGATTTATCCATTACAAAAGACATTGAAAACCTTCTTGATAATTCCTTCAAAAAAGAGAACCTTCAGACAGAGGCGGATTATTTTACAAAATATGAATTAACCGCAACTTTTGAAAGAACATACGGTTGGGCTTGGTTACTGAAGTTGGATGAAGAATTGGCAACTTGGAATCATCCAAAAGCCAAAATCTGGCACCAGAATTTAAAACCTTTAACGGATAAGATTTTGAGCTCTTGGAAAACTTTTTTACCTAAACAGACCTATCCAAACAGAACAGGAGTCCATCCTAATACAGCATTTGCCATGGTCTTTGCTTTGGATTGGGCAAGAGCGACAGGTGATAAAACTTTCGAGAGTCAACTGATAGAAAAAGCAAAATATTTTTATTTAAATAATACAAAAACTCCAGCTTATCTTGAACCGGATGGATCGGATTTCTTTTCGCCGAGTTTAGAAATTGCAGATTTGATGAGAAGAGTTCTGCCTCAAAACGAATTTGTAAAGTGGCTCAATACATTCTACGAAAAACGAAGCCTTGAGAATATTGAAAAAATTCCTGTAGTAAGTGATCTGAGTGACTATCAAACCGTGCATTTAGTAGGGCTGTCTTTTTCAAAAGCATGGTGTATGAAAGGAATTGCAAAATCTCTTCCGGATAATCATCCATTGAAAAAAGAATTTCAAAAAACAGCCAACATATTTTTAAAGAATGGACTTCCGCTACTTTTCCAGGGGAATTACGGCGGCGATCATTGGCTGGCAAGTTTTGCAGTCTATGCTTTAGAAGATTAATACCTTATTCCAAGCTTTTTAAGAATAAAGCTTAATAACCAGATCGGACCAATCAGAAGGAATTGTAAATCTTTCAGAAAAGACGGTTTTTTGCCTTCAATTTTATGTCCTACAAATTGTAAAATCCAGGTGATGATAAATACGGCCAGGTAAAACATCCATGATTTTGCTCCGAAGGTGACGTTGGCTAAAGAAACAAAATGTTCCATTAAAAGCATTACAAAAATCATGATGAGTGCAATTCTCCATGATAATCTGAAATAGAAAATAGTTACAAGAACCAGAGCGATGAAGCTTGCAATGCTTAGAAAACCAAAATATTTCAGGTACATATTGGGAGTAGGGATATAGGAAATAAACCCTAAAATAGTCCAGAAGATCAAGGGAACACAGATCCAATGAATCAGTTTGTTAGTAGAGTTTCTGTGGCTATCGCCATATTCGGCAAGTAGCAAATCAATCTTTCTCATATCAGGCTATTTTGTAAAATACTAAAATAATAAATTTTTGCAATCGCTCAAGACTTTGCTTACATTTGTGTTATGTCTGCCTTAGAAAAATTCGGAGTTGATATTTTTACACAACATAATATATTCGAGAGAATTGCTGTCGATAAACCTTTCCGACCTGAAAATCCGGCATTCATTTTCATTAAAACAGGTACCATAAAGCTGAAGCAGCATTTTCGTGATTTGGAGCTTTCTGCGAATATGTTTATGGTAACAGATCCGCAAACAATTTACGAAGTAGTTTCAGTGAGTGATGATTTTCAGTCGAGAATGGTTTCCTATAAACGTGAATTTATTTCGGCTTTATCACTAAAGTTCAATAGATTAATAACCTACCGTTACTTCAGGCAGCAAATGAATATCGGTGTTCCTTTTCATCAGGATGAAATGGATGTGATTTGGAAAAGTGTGAATTTTCTTAAATACATCCTTGATTCGGAAACGGAAATGATGTACAAAAAAGAAATGGTGGAACACCTTTTTTCTGTTTTCTGTTATCAGATGGCGGGAATTATTTCCAAAGAAGACAACAGTTCGATGAACCAGATGTCAAGGCAGGAGGAAATTGTTTTTGTATTTCTGACCGACCTCGCGGAACATCATCTTACGGAACGGTCGGTTGAATTTTATGCCGAACGTCAGTCGATTACAACCAGACATCTTTCATCAGTTATCAAGTCCATTACAGGAAAGTCTGCAAGTCAAATTATTGCTTTAGTTGTAATTAATGAGGCTAAAGTGCTTTTAAACTCTTCAAATAAAACAGTTTCGGAGATTTCTTCAATTCTTGGATTTAGCGATCAGTACTCGTTTTCTCATTTTTTTAAGAAACATTTAGGCGAAAGTCCAACCCAATACAGGTATCAGTTCGAGAATTAAAATCTTACATTTGAACATCTTTTTCCAATTCTCAAACATTTGTTTGAGTTTTTGAACGCCATAACTTTGTATTCGTAAAACAAGGTAAAATGGTAAAGAACGTAAAAACAGCGCTATCACTAGTGATAGCATTATTTCCTACGCTGTTTTTTTCGCAAGAAATAAAACAGATGACAGCGAATGAGGTGGCCGAACTCGCCGTGCAAAATCATCAGCAGCTAAAAGTCTCGGCACAGAATATCGATATTGCCAAACAGAATACTAATGTTGCAAAACTTCAGAAACTTCCTACAATAACCGCTTCTACAAGTCAATTTTATTTAGGGGATGCAGTGGCAATCGATAAAGATTTTTCCAATTCCACCAATATTCCGATGCCTCATTACGGAAGTTCGTATGCAGTCCAGGCTACGCAGCTGATCTTCAAAGGAGGATTAGTGAATAAATCTATTGAACTGGCCGGACTTCGCGAGCAGCTTTCAAAATTAGATTTAGAAAAAAATAAACAGGATGTGAAATTTTTGGTGATCTCCAACTATCTGGATGTTTATAAGATATTAAATCAACATGAAGTATTTCAGAACAACAAAAGATTGGCTCAGGAAAGGTTAAAAAATATCCAGAAATTTTATCAGCAGGGAATGGTTACCCGAAATGAAGTGATTCGTGGTGAACTGGCCATCAAAAATTTGGATCAGGGAATTTTGACTTTGGTGAATAATAAGAAAATTCTCAATTATAATTTAAGTATTGCTTTGGGATTACCGACTGATACCGAGATTATCCCGATTGAAAGTTTAGGGAACAAAGAGGCCGGAATCGGAATGGAATATTATATAAATCTTGCCCATGAAAGCAATCCTTTAATGAAATCTGCGAAAACAAATATGGACGTTGCGGAAAAAAATATTGAAATTATAAAAACAGATAAAATGCCTACGGTTGCCGGTTTTGGAGGATATACTTTACAAAGACCGATTACCACGAGAAATCCTGTTTTGGATATGTATTCCGGAGGTTGGCAAACAGGAGTTTCTTTAAGCTATAATATTGATAATTTATATAAAACGAAAGAAAGAGTAAAGCTGGGAGAGCTGCAGAAAACGCAGGCGAATGATGCAATGACGTTAACACAACAGAATATTGATATGGCTGTGAATGCTGCCTATGTAAAATATCAGGAATCTATTCAACAGGCAGATATTCTGAATGATGCTAAAAAATTGGCTGAAGAAAACTATAAGATTACGGAAGCTAAATATTTGAACCAATTAGCAGTACAGGCAGAAATGATTGATGCGCAAAACCAGAAGCTTCAATCGGAGCTGGATTATGCCAATGCGGAAATCAACGTACTGTATCAATATTACAATCTTCTGAAATCTACAGGAACTCTTTAATTTTTAAAACTGAAAACAATGGAAAACAAGGAACAAAATACTCAAAATACATCTTCAGTACCTGTACAGTCAAGTGCTGTAGCAAAAAAGAAAGAAAATAAAAAGAATAAAATCAGGGCTATCATTTCAAATGTTATTGTCTTTTTGGTGATCGGTTTGGGATTATTCTGGCTGGTTCGTGAATATTTTCATATTGGAGATAAAACTTATACTGAAGCGGCACAAGTAGAGGAATTCATTAACCCGATCAATACCCGAGTTTCTGCTTATATCAAAGAAATAAAATTCATTGAACACCAGAAGGTTAAAAAAGGAGATACCTTGGTAATTCTTGATAACCGTGAAATTCTAACGCAACTTGGTCAGGCTGAAGCCGCTTATCAAAATGCCTTGGCTCAAAGAACGGCAACAAGCTCATCAGTAAATACGGTTTCAAACAATGTTAATGTGATGGAATCTAACATTGCCGGCGCAAAAGCAAGACTTTGGAATGCTGAACAAAATTTGATTCGATATAAAAATCTTCTGGCTTCGGAAGCGGTGACAAGACAGCAATATGATCAGATAAAAACTGAGTATGATGCCCAAAAGGCAGCCTATGAAACTTTGGTGAACCAAAAACAGTCTGCAAACCTTTCTACAACGGAAGTGAAAAGCAAATTAGGAATTAATGACGCCGAAATTAAGAGAACAAAGTCTGCTTTGGATATGGCGAAAATTAATTTATCATATACGGTAATTACAGCGCCTTATGATGGAGTAATGGGAAGAAGAACGATTTCTGAAGGGCAATTGATACAACCGGGACAACAAGTGGCAACGATAGTTTTAAACGGACAAAAATGGGTAACTGCCAACTTTTTGGAAAGCCAGATGCCCAATATTAAAATCGGTGAAAAAATGATGATGACAGCGGATGCTTTGGGCGGACAAAAGTTTGAAGGGGTAGTAACTGCGATTTCCGCAGCAACGGGTTCAAGGTATTCAAATGTTCCGACAGATAATTCAACCGGAAACTTCATTAAAGTGCAGCAGAGGATTCCTGTGAGAATTGAGTTTACGGCTTCCAACAAAAAAGAAGATATTGATAAGCTGAGCGCGGGAATGAATGTGAATGTGAGTTTTGAAGGTAAAAAGTAAAAAGAAACAAGTAAAAAGTGAGATTCAGTGAATTAAAAAATGTGTAAAGATTGATATGAGTTCATCATCTACGCAATACTTTAATCTTTTTACCTTTTACTTGGCTCTTAGTTAAAATCTACAAATATGTATAACAAAGGATTATATAACGACTGGGTTCCGAAACCTGTACAGCTTTTACTGATTGTATTGCTTCTTGCCGTAGTGATGCCATTGGGTGGAGTTTACGTGGGAAATATCAGCTATGTAGTAAGCGGAACCGGTGCGATGACGGAATATTTCATGTGGGCGAATTATGCAACAACCATAGGAATGGGAGCGTGTATGCCGGTTGTTCTCAGAATGAAAATGAGATTTAAGGTTAGGGATAAAATGACTGTTTTACTGGTGCTTTTGGGATTGCTGAGCTACCTCAATTCAACCACCCTTGATCCGATGATCTTTGTGTTTTCCTCTTTATGTATCGGGTTTTTAAAAATGATGGTAACGATAGAACTGTTTTTACCATTAATGGCAATGATCGGCAACCGGGGAATGTTTTATGGTGCGTTTTATACATTTGTTTTAGTGCTCAATCAGATTTCAGGATATTATGCAGCACAGGTTTCGATTAATTATAACTGGCAACATTTTTATGTCATTATGGCGGTCGCGTGCTTTGTGCTTGCTTTGGTGCATTGGGTTTTTATGCATGATAAATACTTTGCCCTAAAAGTTCCATTACATTATATTGACTGGCTGAGTATATTGCTTTTCGTTTCCACATTTATGTTTTCAGCCTATGTCTTTTCATTCGGAAAACAGCAGGATTGGCTCAATTCAAAAAATATTATCAATGCAAGTATAGCAGCTTTCTCGAGTTTTGCTTTGTTAGCGATTCGTCAGCTTACTTTAAAAAGACCTTATTTATCCTTTAAAATATTCACTAAAAATAATGTTCAGCACGGATTGTTCATGCTTTTTATGTTAGGAATGTTTTTGGGAACAACTACGATTCAGAATTCTTTTGCGGTGGGAGTTTTGGGCTATGATCAGCTGACAAATGCCAAATTGAATATATTGATGATTCCCGGGCTTATTGTAGCCGGAATAATGGCCATTATCTGGTTTAAAAAAGAAATTCCCTTGAAGATGTTTATCTTTTCCGGTTTTGCGGCCATGGTGGGATATGCGATCGTAATGTATTTTTCTATGGTGCTGGAATTCAATTATGAAAACTGGTATTTACCGATGTTCCTGAAAGGATACGGAATGGGTTCACTTTTTATTTCCGTTTGGTTTTATACATTGGATAAGCTGGAAATGGATGATATGTTGGCTGCTATCGGATTGGTATTGGTTTGGAGAACATTTTTGGCTGTTGGATTTTTCTCTGCGCTTTATTCATGGTTTCTGTATCATTTTCAGGTGGTTGCCATTGGTGATCTGGCTGTTTATATGGACGGAATGACTGTTTCTCCTCAAAATGCAGCAGTAGGTTTAAAAGCAATTCAGCTCAATGCCATTATTGTAGCAATTAAAAAAATATTCGGATATATTATTCTGGCAGGAATCGGAGTTTTAATCTATGTTTTTACGCATCATTTTGGAAAAGAACGTTTCGAATATGCAAGATTTGTTAAAATATTAAGCGGAAAATCAGCTTTGGCGAGAAAAAGACTTCGGGAAAGAAAAAGATTGTTACATGAAATAAAAGATGCAGCAGGTCCTGCATTATAAAGATACCTTGTTTTTCACCTGTAAAACTCCATTTTATTGTAAGATGGGGTTTTACTTTTTTACAGCTAAAATTTAAACAGTTATTTAATAATATGAAATTTTTCATACTCTTTTATTTTTATTTCTTCTAAATAAAAATTATTTTTGAGCTTATTTTTAAAATTTAATTAAGAAGAATGAAAAAGCATTATGTTGTTGCCGCTTTATTGATTTCTGGAGCTGTATTTTCTCAAACGACTCCAGATTCTATAAGCTCTAGAAATATTGAGGATGTAGTTATTGTAGCTTCAAGAAAACCTACGAAAATCTCAGAAATTCCGGGAACGGTCTGGGTGGTTCAGAAAGAGAAAATTCAGGAGCAGGTAAAGAGTGGAGTTCCCATTAAAGAAATGTTGTCTATTTTAATTCCGAGTATGGATATTGGTCCACAGGGAAGAACCAATTACGGACAAAATATGCGTGGACGTTCTGCTTTAATCATGATTGACGGGGTCTCATTGAACAGTATCCGTACCATCAGCCGACAGCTTGATGCGATTGATCCTTTTAATATTGAAAGAATTGAGGTGCTTTCCGGTGCAAGCTCTATTTATGGAGGAAATGCAACAGGAGGGATCATAAATATCATTACGAAAGTTCCTTCGAAAAAAGGAATTAGCGGTGAAACCGAGGTAGGAGTTCGTACCGGATTTATGGGAAGTGATGACCATGATTTCCGTGCAGCACAATCGATTGCAGCAAAAGGAGAGAAGCTTTTTGGGAGATTAGGAGTTGCCTATCAGCAAAACGGTGGAGTTTACGGAGCAGATCAGAAACAGATTCTTACAGATATTACCCAGACAGATCTTCAATACAACCAGTCATTGGATATCTTGGCTACGGGAGGGTATAAGTTTAATAACAATCATAAAATTACAGCTTCTGTCCAGTATTACAATTCTAAATTTAATGGAGATCGCAGCTTATATTTAGGTCAGAATCTTGCCGCTTTTACTACAAAAAATGCAAGTCTGCTGGAGATGAGAGATGGTTTTTCATCAGATAAAAATATCGGAACAGAACGGTATATGGGAACCTTAACCTATAATGGGAATAATATTTTAGGAGGTCAGGATCTATATGTGCAGTTGGCAACAAGAGGTGAGAAATTAGGTTTTTATCCGTTTCCTGGAACCGTAAAGTTACCAGCAACGACTTCCTATATGTCTTCTTCACAGCAAAATACTTTTTATTCGGGATTAAAAGCCTTGCTATCAAAATCATGGAGAGGACTGAATGTAACCTATGGAGTGGACATAGATATTGAGAAGTTTGAAGGAAATCAATCCGTATATGATATTGCTAAAACAATGTCGAGTGGTGGATTAATTAATGAAACCCAATACAGTCTGGGAAGGTATCCAACCAACCATTCGGAAAGCTATGCAGGATATGTTCAGGCGAAATACAATATTCTTCCAAAATTACAGCTTAATGGAGGAGTAAGATACCAGAATATGAATGTAAAAGTAGACGATTTCATTGGATCACAACAGCAAACTCTGGTTGCTATGGGATACGGAACATCTGCTTCTGCCATTCCGGGAGGAAAAAGTTCTTATAATGTGACTCTTGCCAATGCAGGATTGCTGTACCGGTTTAACGAACAGCATCAGGTTTGGGGAACTTTCTCACAAGGAGTAAGTTTGGCAGACCCTTCAAAATACTACGGAATTGGAGTGTATGCTCTTAATGCAGGCACAGGAAACTGGGATGTCACTTCGAGTATCAACGTAAAAGAGCAACCTTTACAGGCGATTAAAACCAATCAGTTTGAAGTGGGGTACCGTATCAGTAAAGGTGGATTGAGAGGTCAGATTGCCGGATTCTTAAGCACTTCTGATAAAAATATTACGGTAGACAGAACTACTTTCCAGATTTTGGTGAATGACCTGAAATTAAGAAATATGGGAATTGAAGCTGAGGTTTTATACAGCATGAATAACGGAGTATATTTCGGAGCCAGCGGATTGCTGATCCAATCTCAGGTAGATAACAAAGGCGAATGGCAAAAGCAGGAAATTTACAATGCTTCTCCATCAAAATTGGTGACCTATATTGGTTATAATATCGAAAACTGGTCATTCAGATTCCAGTCTCT is a window of Candidatus Chryseobacterium colombiense DNA encoding:
- the dnaA gene encoding chromosomal replication initiator protein DnaA — its product is MDENLMMIWQKCLQFMRDNLNAAEDNSDLKKLEKSFDLLFDKVQPISLVDNNLTLMVPSDFYKEYIEDNYLSLLSAALKKNIGKGVKLWYSVMENKPVGLEKPVTMNMKGKTVPTPKVQETMPQGFSSNIVNPFVVPGIKKVNIDSNLKSDFSFENYVEGESNKFAATVARSIAKRPGATAFNPLFLYGGYGVGKTHLGQAVGLEVKSQFPDKVVLYLSSEKFIQQFISAAKAHKQTEFANFYQMVDVLIIDDIQFLSGKSATQDSFFHIFDYLHQNGKQIILTSDKAPADIMDIQDRIVSRFKWGLSAEIKSPDLETRKKIIEDKLSRDGIVLTEDMLDFLAAEAKTNVRELIGVINSVIAYSTIYKSDLSLELLKDTINKIAANQKKVINIPFIQEVVCDYFGIKREQLLSKTRKREIALPRQLAMYFAKEFTNATFTKIGEEMGGKDHSTVMYACETIKDVSKIDKEVKKYVKELTERIKH
- a CDS encoding low molecular weight phosphotyrosine protein phosphatase, producing the protein MKILMVCLGNICRSPLAEGIMKTKLPDSFIVDSAGTISMHEGEHPDKRTIKTAANHKIDISKQRSRPITILDFENFDKIYCMDANVLADVVSKAKNEEQRQKISLFLEAAGDHNHTEVPDPYWGDMKDFEEVFQLLEKGCNKIAENLL
- a CDS encoding SAM-dependent methyltransferase gives rise to the protein MLVLLPAYLSENTSITHFSPVIKEYIMQTDYFFVENEKTARKVVKFFAPEKKQSDLKLFLLDKYTENADIKEAQQLMLKGRDFGLLSEAGLPCIADPGNLMVKWCHEKNIRVIPISGPSSIILALISSGFNGQEFTFNGYLPIDKSEKKKQILHLESLVQKTGYSQIFMETPYRNNQLFEDLTKFLSPNTKLCIAANINDPELEFIKTKTIKDWQKQKPELHKIPAVFVLGK
- a CDS encoding DUF4349 domain-containing protein, whose translation is MKKLSILLFCLLIIGCKRSENIAKEEVHADLSEVLQEDKVAAVSTVASYASHPSEKAASENKTSSSTQRIDTISKKIIKNGDMRIQVGDIKKSQDQINEIIKNNQAYIQKEEFQNTDIDENLYITIRVPHKNFDILVNSFSNGVGSVLSKNISSNDVTEEYTDVSIKLANKKIYLEKYRDMLKNAATTKDMLEIQEKIRELEDEIDVSEGRLRFIDDRVNYSTLNLNLYKEKIRSSATSKIGFGSRFGDSVTEGWNSFVAFVLGIISLWPFFLLIPVFIFLWRKWKSRKKK
- a CDS encoding DUF2891 domain-containing protein, whose protein sequence is MKKHLLAIICSPFLLYAQEVPKLTNEMAIKLSEKPLHCINQEYPNKTAHIINNAGEVTLSPKDLHPSFYGCFDWHSSVHGHWMLVRLLKTKPDLSITKDIENLLDNSFKKENLQTEADYFTKYELTATFERTYGWAWLLKLDEELATWNHPKAKIWHQNLKPLTDKILSSWKTFLPKQTYPNRTGVHPNTAFAMVFALDWARATGDKTFESQLIEKAKYFYLNNTKTPAYLEPDGSDFFSPSLEIADLMRRVLPQNEFVKWLNTFYEKRSLENIEKIPVVSDLSDYQTVHLVGLSFSKAWCMKGIAKSLPDNHPLKKEFQKTANIFLKNGLPLLFQGNYGGDHWLASFAVYALED
- a CDS encoding DUF962 domain-containing protein; the encoded protein is MRKIDLLLAEYGDSHRNSTNKLIHWICVPLIFWTILGFISYIPTPNMYLKYFGFLSIASFIALVLVTIFYFRLSWRIALIMIFVMLLMEHFVSLANVTFGAKSWMFYLAVFIITWILQFVGHKIEGKKPSFLKDLQFLLIGPIWLLSFILKKLGIRY
- a CDS encoding AraC family transcriptional regulator, with product MSALEKFGVDIFTQHNIFERIAVDKPFRPENPAFIFIKTGTIKLKQHFRDLELSANMFMVTDPQTIYEVVSVSDDFQSRMVSYKREFISALSLKFNRLITYRYFRQQMNIGVPFHQDEMDVIWKSVNFLKYILDSETEMMYKKEMVEHLFSVFCYQMAGIISKEDNSSMNQMSRQEEIVFVFLTDLAEHHLTERSVEFYAERQSITTRHLSSVIKSITGKSASQIIALVVINEAKVLLNSSNKTVSEISSILGFSDQYSFSHFFKKHLGESPTQYRYQFEN
- a CDS encoding TolC family protein, whose amino-acid sequence is MVKNVKTALSLVIALFPTLFFSQEIKQMTANEVAELAVQNHQQLKVSAQNIDIAKQNTNVAKLQKLPTITASTSQFYLGDAVAIDKDFSNSTNIPMPHYGSSYAVQATQLIFKGGLVNKSIELAGLREQLSKLDLEKNKQDVKFLVISNYLDVYKILNQHEVFQNNKRLAQERLKNIQKFYQQGMVTRNEVIRGELAIKNLDQGILTLVNNKKILNYNLSIALGLPTDTEIIPIESLGNKEAGIGMEYYINLAHESNPLMKSAKTNMDVAEKNIEIIKTDKMPTVAGFGGYTLQRPITTRNPVLDMYSGGWQTGVSLSYNIDNLYKTKERVKLGELQKTQANDAMTLTQQNIDMAVNAAYVKYQESIQQADILNDAKKLAEENYKITEAKYLNQLAVQAEMIDAQNQKLQSELDYANAEINVLYQYYNLLKSTGTL